In Colias croceus chromosome 21, ilColCroc2.1, the DNA window GCATAAACCTATCTCAAGTATTaaacttacataaaataatgaaagaaataaatattgacaGATCTTTATTTCTGGCACCAATAtggcaaataattttaaatataaaaaaatactcataCAATCAGTAAAGTAATTGATATATGCTGCATACATACCGATCATAACATAAATAACTACTAAAGGACCAAAGTTTGCAGTAAAATCTTACTTGCAAGTGTGAGCAAAATTACTTAATGCTATTAATTTGTTTGTCCCATTACTACacactaaatatatttttttattgaaatcacgctaaaataattatattatgatctcaaaaccataaattataaaaatacatagtaaTGGGACTTAGTTTGTATACAGCATAAGACAATATGTATAAGTCCACAGAAAAATACATATACCTgatattgtatattaaattgtgACAAATTGAAACTGGTATCATAGAGCCGATAATCaactaataaatttaaaccgGCTATTCACCTTAAtgcagcaggggcaatattggaacaatctcAGTTGGTTGGCGGTCAGAACAATTTCAGTTGTTTTCTAAATTGCCCCTGCATGCTGatacacatcacaattaagAAGCCAAATAAGTGACCAATTCCAAGATTGCTCCTGCTGCAGGTACGTGACTAGCTGGTTTTATGATATTGTAACAATTGTGATATAATTGTAGAATATACAATACTAGCAACTAATCCTAACACCCATATAAATTTAGGGTTCAAATTCGTCATATAAAATGCAGAAGAATGaagtaataaatgttttagtaaAAGGAAACATTGAAAGCCTCATAGATATACAATtacgaaaattaaaatacataatacttttatttccAAGGCTACTGAGAATATAATTCTTATGTTGATTATTTTACTGCCTAGATAGATTCTGAATTGCTTTTTTAacacatattattacaattcaaataaaatgtttattgtatttaaagatgtattatgatgtttattttacacaaataatGTCGAAATTCACCATATAATAGTCGAATATAGTTTCTAACACCAAATGAGAGATTCTAATGTGGTGTAGGTCAAAAATCTATCTagcaacaataaaatacatcagataatatacctattcatAATACCCAATATGAATTTTTACAGTAAGTATCCattaatttctataaattGCTATGTACTAAAGAAAATATCATGCAGTACTTatattactaataaaaaatacattgattATACACATAATGGAAGAAAACATGTTTCTCAagcaaaacatatttttaaattaataataatattgcaacAATAGCTTTCATAGGATCGGACATCGCCAAAAAATGTATCAAAGTCAAATTTTTAGAATCTAGAgaatttaagtttttatttttatattatgatcatGAGCACCATATGTTGATACAGTTTAACATGTTGATGGAGATggagttataaaattataacgaaGAACAAtgcaagtatttattttactaaagaATTTGTTGACTAATTTGGAGCATTATTGCATTAAACCTATATGAGTAATTGAcataatttttgatagaaAGGTAAATTCTATGAAAaaagtatttgtttttaaaatattatctcctTTCATCAACatgttaaattaacattacaatGTATTTATACTTACAAATTGCTTATTGGGTTCGAGAATCACTAATTTTTAACAATCTTGACAATACTTGTaacaattgtaaaaatattttaacaaaaaacctcaaagtaataaaaatacatttttatcataacCATGAGGCCTTGGTTATTAGGTAATCGGCAGGTTGTTACAACTGCGGATCGATATCATTACCATCATTGAATACATTAGCATCTTCAATTTCTTCCCTGGCATTATCCTCAATAACAGGTTCATTGACTGGGTTTAAGGCATTGAGCGAAGAACTTAGTTTAGGTGGTTGAGCTGCCGGGGTTACCTTTGAGGGTGCAGGAGGATTGGGTGCACTTTTTGTAGTCATAGATGATTTTAACCTCAAAATTTCCTTTTCTAGCTCATCAATTTTCTGTTTGCGTTCTTCTAACTGACTTGTCAATGTTTCCTTTTCCAGTCGCAAAGTATCCAAAGTAGCTGATTTACTCACTTGTAAATTCTGTAATGATTGCAGTTCCGTTTTACATAATTCGACGTCAACCAAAGTTCGGTTAACTTTTGCGTCCGATTTGGAAAGTTTATCCTTGTAATCCGTTAAGTCGTTCGCTAATTGAACTTTCTGATTCtccaatagatttatttttgtattaaaactaTCCTTTTGTTGTGAATGACGCAGGGACTCTTCCATGCAAGTTGTTTGCTGTTTTGAGCACTCTTGTAATTGAATACTAAGTTCacttacttttttttgtaattcagtCTCCATACTCCAACTATTAAATAGTGAAAGGGTAAGTAAGAAACACACGGCAAACACAATATACATTGGCCAACGACGCATGTTTTCTAATCCCATATTCCGAAGACACctaaaaataagtacaaacagtaccaattattaaataaaatttgttcttttggattaaaaaaaaactcgcgaattataaataaagagcGGCTGTGGGCTGTGGCAAGCGTCAATTGtcaaacaataatttacaagcTGACAGATGACAATCACAGATTAAGTATTGTTTAGGCAccgtagtatatatctgtcaactgtggttTAGGTAGGATTCCTTAGTCATTGGGTTTAGGTCTTAGTTTAGGtgtaaatgaatattaaatcaaatgtCACTAACCCTTCGTCTAGGAGTAGGAcgtcaaatatattttattttaagattttatcgCTATTTACCTAAGCtttatattcacttttcaCTATGGCATGCTGCTatagggcgtattcagaaagaaagcttgaaacttataagcgcttatcggcgcttgtcaatgctggttcgttctacacaaaggaagcaggttgaagcagaccaaaacaaattttatatggcaGCGCCCAGAGCCGACCAGCGCTTGTTGAAGCTTGTTGGATCTTGTCGGCGCCGatcagcgcttatcggcgcatgttcatatattttcctgcgcgggttaccagcgctgacaagcgccgataagcgcttataagcgcttataagtttcgagctttctttctgaacaCGCCCATAGCTTGTATGGCTTAATATTAAGTGAAATCTTATCCTTACTCTTTACGCCACTTGCATTGAGAACTTAAAAAACAGTTATATCTTTAATCATAGGTACTAgacatacaaattaaaaatagcaaTGCTATAATACAcagtattataaatgtaacatGTCATAGAAtgtaaacttatttttttaaatgacctttatatttcatatatttatgtattgagTCATATTGAGTCTAGATTAAAGCtcttttaagttatttatgtaCCATCAAATATATTCAATGGCTCACGTTATCTCAGATGACCCATAAAAAGCTACATAcacatattatttctttacatatttaaaaaaataagttgcaATGTCGTTgtgaaattaatataagaGTGTTTTCTTTGGTTTGATAGGCTGACATGAATGTGGACAGTTATAAttcatatcaatttatttttaatattaataattacattcaCTCGagcataataaacaattttatttatttattatttatttttaaacagctTTTTAACGAGAAAAATAAACGAGAACTGGCAATTTCTTCATATTATGTCTTAATTCTATTGTTTATGCATTGTATTCTATGAACCATAGATCACTATCCATCATCGACTTCTTTGGTTTATAGCCACGAGGTTTTTagtaatatttcaattttttcgtgaaataataGAAAGATTATTCACACATTTGTGACAAAATGCCACCCAGCAACCCTCTACCGCCTAAAGAAAatgctttatttaaaagaattttgGTAAGTTTCCTAGTAAACATAGTATTCGATTGTAAGTGGCTTGTCATTTTACGCTattattactaaataaaaattaattacaatcgtAAGTCTATGTGAATTTAATTGCTAAATTATAAGTTAATTATTGGTTGTGATTAATAATATCTTTCATCTGTAATACACTTAGTACTTAATGTCatttagtaataattgtttcttcttgttcttctgtatctaataataaataaggttatcaataaactgttattctttttatttcagcGTTGCTATGAacacaaacaatataaaaatggctTGAAGTTCGCTAAGCAAATATTATCCAATCCTAAATTTGCAGAACATGGAGGtaacataaacatattttactatataaatatatgttgATAGAAATATATACGATATTTATACCCTAATGTTTTACAGAGACATTGGCCATGAAAGGATTGACTTTAAATTGTCTTGGCCGAAAGGATGAAGCATATGAATATGTTCGTAGAGGTCTCCGCAATGATTTAAAGTCCCCTGTTTGTTGGCATGTGTATGGTTTACTTCAGAGATCGGATAAGAAATATGACGAAGCAATTAAATGTTACCGGAATGCTCTAAAATGGGAAAAGGAAAATATCCAGATCCTCCGAGATCTGTCTTTGCTACAAATACAAATGAGAGACCTTGAAGGTTACaaagtaagtaatattttcataatattttgaatttgttcataatatttggAAGTTTGTATTTGTTGcgtgtttatatatttagtaaattTGCTGTTAAACTAAAGCTGAGtcttacaatttaatatttatcttataagataaaatatacacaattttGTGAATGAATAATGCAAGGCTCTTACAAGACTTGttaataagaattatttaaatgagcAATGAGTACTGTTTATATAATGAAATTggcaataacataataataacattccATAAGCAGTATAATATGTACTGATTTGTTTCCAATAACTTATGTAACACCAGCAATTTATTGATTCTAttctatatacataattgTATTGATCATCTATTTATACATACACATTTATTGATTGTAAAACTAAAGATATaccttaaattataaaaatagttttgtttaaacaatgcagtttaattatcataattcCTAAACAAAGGGATATGTCGTCCCTTAAGTAGTGTCGTCGTAGTTGTCCCATAGTGTTTAATAAAGTatgaatattttctaatttgtttttttgtaactgtgaatattttaataacatgatTTATTTTAGCTCTTCGTTAATCATTTTGTAGGTCATATACattggtattttatttaaatgtaaaacgAT includes these proteins:
- the LOC123701263 gene encoding uncharacterized protein LOC123701263, with amino-acid sequence MGLENMRRWPMYIVFAVCFLLTLSLFNSWSMETELQKKVSELSIQLQECSKQQTTCMEESLRHSQQKDSFNTKINLLENQKVQLANDLTDYKDKLSKSDAKVNRTLVDVELCKTELQSLQNLQVSKSATLDTLRLEKETLTSQLEERKQKIDELEKEILRLKSSMTTKSAPNPPAPSKVTPAAQPPKLSSSLNALNPVNEPVIEDNAREEIEDANVFNDGNDIDPQL